A section of the Enterococcus montenegrensis genome encodes:
- the gloA gene encoding lactoylglutathione lyase, translating to MKMAHTCVRVKDLEASLAFYKGAFGFVEKSRRNFPENKFTLVYLSLPGDDYELELTYNYDHAAYDLGDGYGHIAIAVSDLEALHEKQKNDNYNVTDLKGLPGTAPSYYFVVDPDGYKIEVIREK from the coding sequence ATGAAAATGGCCCATACATGTGTACGTGTCAAAGATTTAGAGGCATCTTTAGCCTTTTATAAAGGAGCTTTTGGCTTTGTTGAAAAAAGCCGCCGCAACTTTCCCGAAAATAAATTTACCTTAGTATACTTGAGCTTACCTGGGGATGATTATGAATTAGAATTGACCTATAATTATGATCACGCTGCTTATGATTTAGGTGATGGCTATGGCCACATCGCCATTGCAGTAAGCGACTTAGAAGCATTACATGAAAAACAAAAAAATGATAATTATAATGTAACCGACTTAAAAGGATTACCTGGTACTGCACCTTCTTATTATTTTGTTGTTGACCCTGACGGTTACAAAATCGAAGTTATTCGTGAAAAATAA
- a CDS encoding NUDIX hydrolase, whose protein sequence is MEPVFGKKESDKPYKARYGAYVVVSRNEGQEVILVQAPNGAYFLPGGEIEGTENHVEAINREMLEELGFEVTVGAYLGEAVEYFYSSHRDTYFYHPGYFYVVDSWEKVAEPTEKTNNLTWVTADEAMLLLKRGSHRWAVQKWMKKSN, encoded by the coding sequence ATGGAACCAGTGTTTGGGAAAAAGGAGTCAGATAAGCCTTATAAAGCGCGTTATGGCGCTTATGTGGTAGTGAGTCGTAATGAAGGACAAGAAGTAATTTTGGTACAAGCCCCAAATGGCGCCTATTTTTTACCTGGCGGCGAAATTGAAGGAACAGAAAACCACGTGGAAGCGATAAATCGCGAAATGTTAGAAGAGCTTGGCTTTGAAGTGACAGTTGGAGCGTATTTAGGGGAAGCGGTAGAATATTTTTATTCCAGTCATCGCGATACATATTTTTATCATCCCGGTTATTTTTACGTTGTCGACAGTTGGGAGAAAGTCGCTGAGCCGACAGAAAAAACCAATAACCTGACTTGGGTAACAGCAGATGAAGCGATGCTATTATTAAAGCGCGGCAGTCATCGCTGGGCAGTCCAAAAGTGGATGAAAAAATCTAATTAA
- a CDS encoding ABC transporter ATP-binding protein yields MLKRFFSYYRPYKKLFILDFSCAVLAGLLELAFPVAVNEVIDKIMPQKEFRIILLACLTLFLFYILNTILQYIVVFFGHKLGVNIETDMRRELFAHLQSQPYAYYDNQKTGKLISRLTTDLFEISEVAHHGPEDIFITIMTLAGSFLLMLHTHVKLAIATFALLPLITIALVFFNKKMTKVNTRIYENLGEFNAGVEASVSGIRVTQSFGNEDFEAARFGGLSEAYRQSKILFYRVMAVSSAYNYLLIRLINLFTLIFGSYYVIQGQLTNGQFVGFILLANVFVRPIEKVNTMIESYPKGIAGFKRLTEELDKKPSIVDSKNARVVKDLKGDILYQDVSFSYAEAGKVLDHINLTIKPGETVAFVGQSGSGKTTLCNLLPRFYDVTEGAVKIDGIDVRDMTLSSLRSQIGIVQQDVFLFPGSIKENIAYGRLDASDKEIMTAAKLAHLDSVLAQMPEGIETQIGERGVKLSGGQKQRVAIARMFLKNPPILILDEATSALDTETEQVIQESLNSLSKGRTTLIIAHRLASIKHATRIVVVSPAGILQQGSHEELMAKGGAYRALYEAQFRK; encoded by the coding sequence ATGTTGAAACGTTTTTTTAGTTATTATCGTCCGTATAAAAAACTGTTTATTTTGGACTTTAGTTGTGCAGTTTTAGCCGGGTTACTGGAGTTGGCTTTTCCGGTAGCCGTCAATGAAGTGATCGATAAAATTATGCCGCAAAAAGAATTTCGAATTATTTTGTTGGCTTGTTTGACCTTATTTTTATTTTATATTTTGAATACGATTTTGCAGTATATTGTTGTCTTTTTTGGTCATAAGTTAGGGGTCAATATTGAAACAGATATGCGGCGTGAATTATTTGCCCACCTTCAAAGTCAGCCTTACGCGTATTATGACAATCAAAAGACAGGGAAATTGATAAGTCGGCTGACGACAGATTTATTTGAAATCTCTGAAGTGGCTCATCATGGTCCAGAAGATATTTTTATTACGATTATGACATTGGCAGGCTCGTTTTTACTGATGCTACACACCCATGTAAAATTAGCAATCGCAACTTTTGCTTTATTGCCCCTCATTACAATCGCTTTGGTTTTCTTCAATAAAAAAATGACGAAAGTCAACACGCGCATTTACGAAAATCTTGGTGAATTTAACGCTGGGGTGGAGGCTTCTGTTAGTGGTATTCGCGTTACGCAATCTTTTGGCAACGAGGATTTTGAAGCAGCACGCTTTGGCGGTTTAAGTGAAGCTTATCGGCAATCAAAAATCTTATTTTATCGGGTAATGGCTGTTAGTTCAGCCTATAATTATTTGTTAATCCGTTTAATTAATTTATTTACTTTAATTTTTGGGTCTTATTATGTGATTCAAGGGCAGCTAACCAATGGGCAATTTGTCGGTTTCATTTTACTGGCAAATGTCTTTGTCAGACCCATTGAAAAAGTGAATACGATGATTGAAAGTTATCCCAAAGGAATTGCAGGGTTTAAGCGCCTGACAGAAGAATTGGATAAAAAGCCAAGCATTGTGGATTCAAAGAATGCTAGGGTCGTTAAGGATTTAAAAGGCGACATTTTATACCAGGATGTTTCTTTTTCTTACGCAGAAGCAGGCAAGGTTTTAGATCACATTAATTTGACAATTAAGCCAGGGGAAACAGTGGCTTTTGTTGGCCAAAGTGGTTCAGGCAAAACGACGCTTTGTAACTTGTTACCTCGCTTTTACGATGTAACAGAAGGGGCGGTAAAAATTGATGGGATAGATGTTCGGGATATGACTTTGAGTTCATTGCGAAGTCAAATTGGCATTGTGCAACAAGATGTTTTCTTATTTCCTGGCAGCATTAAAGAAAATATCGCTTACGGGCGTTTGGACGCAAGCGACAAGGAGATTATGACAGCAGCGAAATTGGCCCATTTGGATAGTGTTTTAGCCCAGATGCCTGAAGGAATTGAGACGCAAATCGGGGAGCGGGGCGTCAAATTATCTGGTGGTCAAAAACAACGGGTAGCGATTGCCCGGATGTTTTTAAAAAATCCACCCATTTTGATTTTAGATGAAGCAACATCAGCATTAGATACAGAAACCGAACAAGTCATTCAAGAGTCTTTAAACTCACTTTCAAAAGGGCGGACAACTTTAATCATTGCCCATCGCCTAGCGTCAATAAAACACGCAACTAGAATTGTGGTAGTCAGTCCAGCTGGTATCTTACAACAAGGTAGCCATGAAGAATTAATGGCTAAAGGCGGAGCTTACCGCGCATTGTATGAAGCCCAGTTTCGCAAATAG
- the yidA gene encoding sugar-phosphatase encodes MSIKLVAIDIDGTLLNSAGQLTTGVKAALQSAKKKGVRIVLCTGRPLPGVKEYLNTLDLLSADDYVITYNGSLVQNVATQHTVFSASLTKNDYLKVNYMAQKLGLHFHVSGVDAIFTANRDISPYTVHESTLVHMPIKYRTSDEMVKNEYDMIKMMMIDEPEILDHAITQLPLDFKEQYNIVKSAPFYLEILHKGANKGIALAKLAEHLNIQQAEVMAIGDNENDMAMLEYAGVGVAMQNAVDKTKAVADYITTASNDEDGVKEAIEKFS; translated from the coding sequence ATGAGTATTAAACTAGTCGCTATTGATATTGACGGCACCTTGTTAAACAGCGCAGGACAATTAACAACCGGTGTGAAAGCCGCTTTACAAAGCGCAAAGAAAAAAGGGGTACGAATCGTTTTATGCACTGGCCGTCCTTTACCAGGGGTAAAAGAATACTTGAATACGTTAGATTTATTAAGTGCTGACGATTATGTCATTACTTATAATGGTTCATTGGTGCAAAATGTTGCCACCCAACATACCGTCTTCTCTGCCAGCCTAACGAAAAACGATTACTTAAAAGTAAATTATATGGCACAAAAACTCGGGCTTCATTTTCACGTATCTGGTGTGGATGCAATTTTTACAGCTAATCGTGATATTAGTCCCTACACCGTTCACGAATCAACATTGGTGCACATGCCAATTAAATACCGCACTTCCGATGAGATGGTAAAAAATGAGTACGACATGATTAAAATGATGATGATTGATGAACCAGAAATTTTAGATCACGCCATTACCCAACTCCCCCTTGATTTTAAAGAACAATACAATATTGTCAAAAGTGCCCCTTTTTACTTGGAAATCTTACACAAAGGCGCCAATAAGGGAATTGCACTTGCGAAACTGGCAGAACATTTAAACATTCAACAAGCAGAAGTTATGGCTATTGGCGACAATGAAAATGATATGGCCATGTTAGAGTATGCTGGTGTCGGTGTGGCGATGCAAAATGCCGTCGATAAAACGAAAGCCGTTGCCGATTACATCACCACGGCTTCAAACGATGAAGATGGCGTCAAAGAAGCAATCGAAAAATTCAGCTAG
- a CDS encoding HD domain-containing protein translates to MMTLYKDQKLPIEKVFRDPVHNYIHVQHQVVLDLINSKEVQRLRRVKQLGTSSFTFHGAEHSRFSHSLGVYEITRRICDIFERNFSVAKIGAGGWDDTERLVALCAALLHDVGHGPFSHTFEHIFHTDHEKITVEIITSPETEVYQILNKVAPGFPEKVASVITHDYPNPQVVQMISSQIDADRMDYLLRDAYFTGTEYGTFDLTRILRVIRPYEGGIAFAMNGMHAVEDYIVSRYQMYVQVYFHQVSRSMEVLLEHLLNRAHELYNENSDVFQQHSQLLIPFLKEDFTLADYLKLDDGVLITYFIQWVDEDDAILSDLANRWLSRKPLKSAKFKEGQQDLITKLCKLVEEVGYNPKYYTAINSSYDLPYDFYRPKSGVHRTQIELQQNDGTLVELSKVSQLVAALAGQKTGDHRYYFPKEMVDRSLQNNYDLFSDTYAAFARHIKNGELVE, encoded by the coding sequence ATGATGACCTTATATAAAGATCAAAAATTACCAATTGAAAAAGTATTTAGAGATCCCGTTCATAATTATATTCACGTCCAACATCAAGTAGTTTTGGATTTAATCAACTCAAAAGAAGTACAGCGCCTAAGACGCGTGAAACAATTGGGGACGTCTTCTTTTACCTTCCACGGGGCAGAGCATAGCCGCTTTTCCCATTCATTAGGTGTTTACGAGATCACCCGCCGCATCTGCGATATCTTTGAACGAAATTTTTCTGTTGCTAAAATTGGTGCTGGCGGCTGGGATGATACTGAACGCTTGGTCGCTTTATGTGCGGCACTGCTTCACGATGTGGGCCACGGTCCTTTTTCCCACACCTTTGAACATATTTTCCACACAGATCATGAGAAGATCACTGTCGAAATTATCACTTCGCCAGAAACTGAGGTTTACCAAATTTTGAATAAGGTTGCGCCTGGTTTTCCAGAAAAAGTCGCCAGTGTCATTACCCATGATTATCCCAATCCGCAGGTGGTACAAATGATTTCAAGTCAAATTGACGCCGATCGAATGGATTATTTATTACGAGATGCTTATTTTACCGGCACCGAATACGGCACTTTTGATTTAACCCGCATCTTACGGGTCATTCGCCCTTATGAAGGGGGGATTGCCTTTGCTATGAATGGGATGCACGCGGTCGAAGACTATATCGTCAGTCGCTATCAAATGTATGTTCAAGTTTATTTCCACCAAGTTTCCCGGAGTATGGAAGTTTTGTTGGAACACTTATTAAATCGGGCCCACGAATTATATAATGAAAATTCCGATGTATTTCAGCAACATTCCCAGTTGTTGATTCCTTTTTTAAAAGAAGACTTTACACTAGCAGATTATTTAAAATTAGACGATGGCGTTTTAATTACCTATTTTATTCAATGGGTTGACGAAGATGATGCTATTTTAAGTGATTTAGCCAATCGCTGGTTATCTAGAAAACCATTAAAATCAGCAAAATTCAAAGAAGGTCAACAAGACTTAATCACAAAACTATGCAAGCTGGTGGAAGAAGTCGGGTATAATCCGAAATACTATACTGCGATTAATTCCAGCTATGACTTACCTTATGACTTTTATCGACCAAAATCAGGGGTCCACCGCACGCAAATTGAATTGCAACAAAATGACGGTACTCTGGTAGAACTTTCAAAAGTAAGCCAATTAGTCGCAGCACTCGCTGGACAAAAAACTGGCGATCACCGCTATTATTTCCCTAAAGAAATGGTAGATCGCTCCTTGCAAAATAATTACGATCTTTTTAGTGATACGTATGCAGCGTTTGCCCGCCATATCAAAAATGGCGAATTAGTCGAATAA
- a CDS encoding lipoate--protein ligase family protein, with protein MNLSLDQTIYPNQQALLPFALTDVLIEHVSQTKQPLLHFWQLEKTMILGMKDTRVPHLKAGVTTLQQAGYPPVVRSAGGLGVISDPAILNISLIIPRDIQTTDSAYEKMFQLTQHAFPELLITTGEVFDSYCPGTYDLSCAGKKIAGIAQRKIKDGIAIMMYLSVSGPQKERGQVVKDFYRASLAEKFGQDGYPPVNPESMTTVGSVMKNNLTIEQTKTRFLNAFSQLTKEEITQVDSQNWLRATKKRTDYTEKLSRMIARNEILASL; from the coding sequence ATGAATTTAAGTTTAGATCAAACCATTTATCCCAATCAGCAGGCGCTATTGCCTTTTGCCTTAACTGACGTCTTAATTGAACATGTCAGTCAAACAAAACAGCCCCTATTGCATTTTTGGCAATTGGAAAAGACCATGATTTTAGGTATGAAAGATACGCGGGTGCCGCATTTAAAAGCTGGCGTTACAACGCTACAGCAGGCTGGTTATCCACCGGTTGTCCGCAGCGCTGGTGGTTTAGGCGTCATTAGTGACCCTGCTATTTTAAATATTTCCCTTATTATTCCCCGCGATATACAGACGACCGATTCTGCTTATGAGAAGATGTTCCAACTAACACAGCACGCTTTTCCTGAGCTTTTGATTACCACTGGGGAAGTTTTTGATTCTTATTGCCCGGGGACTTACGACTTAAGTTGCGCGGGTAAAAAAATTGCCGGTATCGCCCAACGAAAAATTAAAGACGGTATCGCCATTATGATGTATCTCAGTGTTAGTGGCCCGCAAAAAGAGCGTGGGCAAGTGGTTAAAGATTTTTATCGTGCAAGTTTAGCAGAGAAGTTTGGACAAGACGGATATCCGCCGGTAAATCCTGAAAGTATGACGACTGTCGGTTCCGTAATGAAAAATAATTTAACGATTGAGCAAACAAAAACACGCTTTTTAAATGCTTTTTCACAACTTACCAAAGAAGAAATCACTCAAGTTGATAGTCAGAATTGGTTGCGTGCAACAAAAAAAAGAACTGACTATACAGAAAAGCTAAGCCGTATGATTGCCCGTAATGAAATTCTTGCTTCCTTATAA
- a CDS encoding DUF1934 domain-containing protein — MDLKNGVPVSIHLKTKVKQHEEIQEFTFDLPGQLVTIGDKLYIRYQEVQESGEEIPVIIKIMPDGTVQLTRSGEMRLRLKFDYKKKLETSYTTPYGVMYFGTFTRNLHVSLKDRPMSGTIFIDYDLYMADERVGEYQISLDFTA; from the coding sequence ATGGATTTAAAAAATGGCGTACCAGTTTCCATTCATTTGAAAACCAAAGTCAAACAACATGAAGAAATACAAGAATTTACTTTTGATTTACCAGGTCAGCTGGTAACCATTGGTGATAAGCTGTACATTCGTTATCAAGAAGTACAAGAAAGTGGCGAAGAAATTCCTGTTATTATTAAAATTATGCCAGATGGAACCGTGCAATTAACGCGATCTGGAGAAATGCGACTACGGCTAAAATTTGACTATAAGAAAAAATTAGAAACCAGCTACACAACACCTTATGGGGTGATGTATTTTGGGACGTTTACGCGTAATCTTCATGTTAGCTTGAAAGATCGCCCAATGTCTGGCACAATTTTTATTGACTATGATTTGTATATGGCCGATGAACGCGTAGGGGAATATCAGATCAGCTTAGATTTCACAGCATAA
- the rpoE gene encoding DNA-directed RNA polymerase subunit delta, whose protein sequence is MEITVFEGANKNELSMIEVAHAILEQRGDVMDFSDLVNQIQTYLGKSDSEIRDSLAQFYTDLNIDGSFISLGENRWGLRSWYAIDSIDEELSHGLDEDEEDTPRKRKRKKVNAFINDDEDAIDYNDDDPEDADPEDEDDKELYDDDDDDDDEEISAYNSDLQEIGADDNSDDEEEVPGNIEEDLTIIDDDDDDLDDFDDEDEDE, encoded by the coding sequence TTGGAAATTACAGTATTTGAAGGGGCAAACAAAAACGAGTTGTCCATGATTGAAGTGGCCCATGCGATTTTAGAGCAACGTGGCGACGTAATGGATTTTTCGGATTTAGTAAACCAAATCCAAACGTATTTGGGTAAATCAGATAGCGAGATTCGTGATTCATTGGCACAATTTTATACCGACTTAAACATTGACGGCAGCTTTATCTCATTAGGTGAAAACCGTTGGGGATTGCGTTCATGGTATGCCATTGACTCAATTGATGAAGAATTGTCTCATGGGCTTGATGAAGACGAAGAAGACACACCTCGTAAACGTAAACGTAAAAAGGTTAACGCCTTTATTAACGATGATGAGGATGCCATCGATTACAACGATGACGATCCAGAAGATGCCGATCCAGAAGATGAAGACGACAAAGAATTGTACGACGATGATGACGATGACGATGATGAAGAAATCTCTGCATATAACAGCGACTTACAAGAAATTGGCGCCGATGATAATTCTGATGACGAAGAAGAAGTACCCGGAAATATCGAAGAAGACTTAACCATTATCGACGATGACGATGATGATTTAGACGACTTTGATGACGAAGATGAAGACGAATAA